The genomic window gACGAGCCGGtttcaccttgcatggttgactccgtcagtgtctgctaaatgccctaaatgtgccGTGTGTCCGTCTCTCCTGTCTAGTGTGATCAAGATGTGAAGGATTCCACTACTTGGCCCTTTCTGGTAAGACACCCTTACGGAAAAGTGCTTAATTCCAGTAAATAAAGTCAAAATACATTTGCATACATAGCAAGGGTAAAATAAGGGgatgaaatactttaaagtaGGTACGTGATCACAATTACGTAGTGATTGATGTGATTACTTCATCTCCATAAGACCAAACATCAGTCTTTTTGGCACACTGGTGAATCATTTGGAGACAAAGCTGTATAGGCATCCTTTGAGGGATATCTGTATGATAACAGCAATTACTTAATTTGATCAAAGTTAATCTGTTCATCACAGACAAATGGAAAGGAATGCAACACGGCTGATATCTGCTTGATGCAACCGAACTGAGCtatatatttgttatatttgtttgttgttgagTGATGTATCTTGGGACATTGATGCTGTGATAAGAGTAGATCACGGCCTAATGAGTTTGATTGCAGCAAGCAAGAAGGCTGTTTCAGGGAAACGATTAGAAAAGGTTTGAGAAGTCTTGGTTATGGAAGAATTGTGCTTCTGAgcatcaaaggaaaaaaaaaaactattttagAGAAATTGGAAAAAGTGGCACATTTTTATGAGCCCTTTCTATTACACTTTTTGTTCCAAgtcctatttcttacacatgcagccatttggacaccatttgatgatagctgataaccaaggtacacactgtaatactataatcaagaggacatacaggcagttcaaataaaaatagatataACTTTATTGATCTTTGAACTTtataaatatgaaagattgctccatataacacaaactatataatataacaatataataatacaatataacaccaaaatacagttcaatgttattgcttaagaaaaaGATTCCTTCAAACTAactttacgaaaaatgcaatcaataatttatgtacaaataaatggttaaatATCAACCAGCAAcggagttggagtggcctacacacataattaatttaatagcaatacaccaacattgttaactgtcatacatagctaaaaaagcaaatgaaaaaaaaacgctACTGAAATGTTagactattaacaataatataaaatgataccgtaatgcacctgttcttcAGAGTTGCCTTGAATGATcacgcacacgccacacacactcaatataACTAATAGACATAAACGTCTAGGTGACGGTGTCGGGAACAATAACCCCACACAATGTCTCTGCCGCAAAGGACCTAGGAGGGCGCCAGAGGTCCAACTTGCGATGGTCCTACCCCCCCCAGGATCCCTTGCGGTACCCTGAACTCGGCGACGACGCCGAAGGTCACCACAATATATCAGTCTCCTTCTCGGCCGTGGTCCCCATGGCACTCATTGCTGCACTCTGCTATCTGATAGAGTCGCACCGGTTCTCCAGGTCTGAAGACCTGTAGCTCCGCAACCTGCATTCTGCAGTTCCGGCATCCGTGGTCATGCTTTAAAACAGGCAAGTTCAGTTAAGCCCCGAATAAGGCAGGTGTTCACTCCCTGGCAGAACTGCATAACATTCATTCTGCGCACCCAAGTGTAAAGGGTCGCACAAATTCATGATCCGTACTGCTCTATTTATTACTCACTGCGTTGTTATTTTACACACGTTCCAGGTCTATTGTGTCTATAGTATTTTTATTATACAGGAAAAACGATATTATCTAATAGGCCTACTGGTAAATTCAAAAGCTGTAGGGATTGCATTTTAAGAGTGAGTATGAAATTCGTAACAATCTAGCTTACCATCCTGCATAGACAGAAGGAAAATGTCAGCAACTTTTAGTATACtggcgtttatttattttagtttgtttGCTCAATGATCTTGTGTGCACTTACGTGGATTTCTTTTGCATTTCCCCCCGGCAAGCAAATCAGCCCAAACCCCAGGACTGGTGCGATTAAAATTAGAAGGCAGTATAGTAAAGAGTGaccttgaaaaaaaacacattgacacCAGAATGAACTTAAGTAACTGAAATAGTAGCCTGTGTCGTTACAAATACTATTTGTTGTTTGGGAATGCTCTGTTTGACATGACGGGCATTACAGTTTATATACAATTTTCTCAAaaaacagtcttttttttttttttacccccaCCAACCTCTAGAAAGCTACTCTACCACTATAGTCCTTGTCTGCCTGTGTCCCTCAATTAAATTCACCTTTGGGCTGCTGGCAGACAATCTTCTCGTCAGAGGAAACGCCCCCCAAAGAGCACGTGATGAGTCGCGTTGATTTGTCTGAACAGTTGAAGAACGCAGTGCTCGAGATGTTGAACAGCAGAGAATTCTTATCCTGCGTGACTATGTTCTCCCATTGATGCTCAAGGACACCAGAAACATTCCATGATATTTTGCTGACTGGATAGACCGCGACGGCAGTACACGTCAGCGAGGCATTGGAGACGTCACCAGAGCTCCCAGGAATGCGACGCTCTAGTGTCACTGTATCGGGGGTTGCTAAAGAGGGAAAACGAGAAGTTCATTAACGAAGAAAACGGGAGATGACAAAGCAAACACGCCGGGCGAATCTTCACACTTCCCTTTTTATGTGAAGCAAAAGGGAAGTCATGGTTCGAATCATTCAGGGGATCAACTAAAGTGAAAATAAATTGGCATCCCGACGTGTGTTCCAGAGGTCCAATCTAAAATTCCTCTGAAAGTCTGAAAATAACTTGGAGGAAGTTACATGCTTTGGATAAAGAGTTTATCCGTCCACATTTGTGCACTTCAGAACAAACTGATTGGGGTGGTGGAATGTAATAGGTATTATATATTATTCCAATGTTCTTGTTGGGAGTGGGAATCAGTGCCTGGAGGGCCTACCAGTTATGCTGAGCGTTGTTTTGGTGTCTTCAGTTTTTCCTCTACCGACGCCATGGTTTACGATGCATTTATATGTCCCTTCATCTGAGACGGTTAGATTTCCAAAGGTTACCGTTTTATCCACATTGTCCAAGAAGGTGTCAGGTCGAAGGACTTCGGTCTTGTTCGTCGGAGCATGATATCCAATTATAACCTTTTTAAAATCTGTGCCTCCTTGAAAGGACATAGACTTTATATCCATCTTTATTGAGTTGCATTGAAACAACACCGTCCCTCcgacttctccagaaagaagaAGGCCGGTACAAACTGAAAGAGAAAGGTTGTAAGTCATGTGAATACTATATTTTTACTAGTTTCAAAAACACTTTGAGGTGGACATCTTTTATATATTGTAGTGTCATATTTTGGTTTGAAATATTACATGACATGATTGAATCAATTGTCATTGATTATAGGCTATGAGGGTAACAGCTcaaattattacaattattatggTTACTGGAACTCttcaatatttaaaaatgtctTACCTTTGAAAAAGAAGGGAAAtgccaacaacaaaaataacatCTTCATCTGGGAAAGATGACATTACTGAAATGAAACTTAATTCTTCAACATGCATCACAAATTCAGTAGAAAATATCAAATAACTTTTGGCCATAGAAGTCCATAATGAGCTGCTACATCACCGTTGTGCTCACCATTAGGGGTTCTCCATAGTCTGCCCAcgcatatgttgtttgtgtacgTGCACAGGGGTGTTAGAGGGGATTATTTAGCCCCAACAAACTTTTGAGTCACCCCTCGCAACACATCCTCTCACAAACGTCcgtggcaacacacacacacacacacacacacacacacacacacacacacacacacacacacacacacacacacacaccatattgcCCACAACCGCCTctgtgctatatatatatatatatacttaatatATATGAAGACATCGGACTGACTTATATGtatattaataaacaatctagcAACCGCGTGGCTCCCGCAATCATAATTCCTTGGTGAAGCTACCATGCCATGATGAAGgctttgaatatttatttatttattctgctCCACACATTTTTGCATTCCACATGGTTAGAGTACATTCCGCATACTATGCATACTATTACCAACATAATATAAAAAGTACTTTTACGCAATATCTGCAAAGTTGTTGGTTCGCTCTTGGACTTCCTCTCAATGCTGAATCATCTTTTGTTTTGGACTCCATTATCGTCTTATAACAACTCTGCCTTGAAAACTCATATGTAAAGCTGAAAGTGTGAACTATATGAAACGCAAGTCTTATACTCCACACTTGAATTTTTGATGGACTTACCGGTTTGATGCACCGTCAGCCGGTGCAGCGTTTGAATGAGAAGACACTTCCTCGTCAGGGCTGGGCCTTTGTGGTCAACAATGAGGGGGCGGCTTTCGTCATCAAGAGCTTTGTTTTCTGTGGCAAGCAACAGCCACAGAAAACCTTTACTCAGTTTCATCTAAATGTGAACCGTAAACCGGTCACAAGGTTGAAGGCATCCCCTTACGCATTATTTTACTCGTGTAAACATGTCTTGGGTAAACATTATCCGAGTTGATTATCTGCATTGTGGGGAGGACACAGGAATCCGTGAGATGACCACGGACGCTTAGCTCAAAATCACGGGATCACTGATATTTCCGTAATCTGCCCACCGAATTTGCGCCAGTGTGAAATTCGCGCTCATATTCGCCTTCCTGTTCCCAACAACCCCGTACTCCTGGGACACGCTCATGTCCGTCACCTGCTCCTGGAGGGGCTCGCTGGCCAGGTGCTTCCCGTTGACCGAGTACAGGTGTAGCGCGTTCTTGTCctgcgggggggagaggagacacTCGACTGAATGAAACACTTGTCTAGACAGAATGATAGTGTCGTTGCGACGGTAATGGAAATAACATGGCTACACTAGCTACCATGCTAGCTTCCAACCTAGCCAACATTCCTGCTACTACATTACCATTCTACCACCATGCTAACCACTATTCTATCTAGCATGCCAGCTGCCGTGCTAGCTACCACCCCGAGTACAACACCAGCTAGTACATTAACATGCTAACCACCATGCTAACCACTATTGCTAGCTGGCATGCCAGCCGCCGTGCTAAGGACCACACCAGCTTCAAAGTGGGGGACCAGGACAGGCATGTCAGCCAGCGCGCTAAAGCAGTGCGCTCCTGCAGCAGCGCTAAAGCAGCGCGCTAAAGCAGCAGCGCTAAAGCAGCAGCGCTAAAGCAGCAGCGCTAAAGCAGCAGCGCTAAAGCAGCAGCGCTAAAGCAGCAGCGCTACAGCAGCAGCGCTAAAGCAGCAGCGCTACAGCAGCAGCGCTAAAGCAGCAGCGCTAGCTACCTTGAGGGAGGCCTTGCCCTCCAGACTGGTGTGCACCAGCAGGTGTCTCTCCCAGGAGACGGCCAGGTGCAGGATGGAGAGGGGCAGGGAGCTGTTGAGGTGAGCTCAACACAGGCTTTAACCACacttacatttagcagacgctttttctccaaagcgacttccacacacaccggcggcggcggagtcgaccacgcagggcgacagcggGCTCCACAGgcgcagttagggttaggtgttggCGTAGGACCACCACAGGGGGGGGCGCTCAGAACACCAATCGCAGATCTGCTCCTTGCACGTCACAGGGCAGGGGTAGCAGACTGACGGGTTTAGTCGAACGCTGTTCTCCTGGTGCATGAAAGTTCCTCTTGAAACAAGTCGTCTGACCTGATAAGAATATGAACAGGAATTCGAAGTGTAGGAAAACATCACACCTCAATATATCAGTCAGCCCTGCCTTGTCTGCAGAACTAATCGGGTGTTTGGCAACCCTGGGGTCAAAGTGTCCCTCGGTGGAAAGTACAACGGCAGGTGAATGAGTCATCCTATATCCATGTTTTTATCTGCGTTGGGCGGGCGGCAGACATGTCCGGAGGTCTTTATAAAGCCTCCTCCGcctcagagagacagtcagtaACACAGGATCAGGTCTGACGAACACAGCTCCACTGCAGGTGAGGgaaacacactgaaacacacacacacacacacacacacacacacacacacacacacacacacacacacacacacacacacacacacacacacacacacacacacacttgaaaataTTAAATTACTGAATGAATACCGGGTCGATTTATTAGagtgggttgacttgtaaccggaaggttgctagttcaaaccCACGGCCCCCCCTGGCTGAgcgtggaggtgtccctgagcaaggcacctgaccctaactgctcctgacgtgCTGGCTTCACCTTGcacggttgactctgccgttgccgtgtgaatgcgtgtatgaaccctgtgaatgtgtgtaagtcgctttggataaaagtgtctgctaaatgccctaaatgtgccGTGTGTCCGTCTCTCCTGTCTAGTGTGAACAAGATGCTGAGGATTGCACTACTATGCTTGGCCCTTTCTGGTAAGACACCCTTACGAAAAAGTGCTTAATTCCAGAGAATGACGTCAAAATAGATTTGCATAAATCGCAAGGGTAAAATACTTTAAAGTAGGCACATGATCACAATTATGTAGTGATTGATGTGATTACTTCATCTTTATAAGACAAAACATCAGTTTCAGTCTCAAAGCCTTATAGGCGTCCTTTGAGGGATATCTGTATGATAACGAGAATTACTTCATTTGATAAACGTTAATCTGTTCATCACAGACGAATGGAAAGGATTGCAACACATAGCAGGGGCTGATATCTGCATGAGCTATATGTGTTTGTTAATAATTTAGTGATGTATCTTGGGATATTGATGCTGTGATAAGAGTAGATCACGGCCTAAAAAGAGTTTGATTGCAGCAAGCAAGAAGGCTGTTACAGGAAAAAGGTTTGAAAAGTCTTGGTTATGGAAGAATTGACCTTCTGACCTTCTGTTTATACATAGCAGGGTATTTagagaaacaaatatttcccacCCTCCGTTTTTCAAAAATAATATCGTGCACATTGTCATTTACATCAAcccgcataaatacgccgtcgagcgccattataactatgccaaacctatgggcggcagtgtagggagaaggataaagccatgcaagccaatcagagtccTCGAATAACACAAGCGACTTCCTGTTCCTTCCAAAACCACAATTTAATTccttttttcacaatttaccggctctcgttttgaagaataatcaccgcgccattcgcttcaatgggaatcgcgacggtctatacattcaacataaagtgtacatatttataatttgaaattcgtcccagcctttataccacaggtACTATAGGGTCTacagcatataaccgcgttttctgatcaCAGTTTAATGCAACAGTGAGCTGACAacatcgctaattaacaccgcaactgcagattaaccacacggagataaccatggcaaccggtcaaacaaatttttcgttttgcgatcattctgcgtGCGCATCCGGCGTGTTggtaaacaaataatccccctatatgGCACGAGGTTCGTTCCTGTGGCCAGaaagcgggcgctcacatgacgttaagcattttctggcgcataatgtgacgcttgagAACCAAAAACCCTGTTTCTAGAaagtttttagaaataatcgtttTTTGTGATAAAAACTTGGTTTTTGGTGTAATTGAGAGGCCAAACCGAGCCTCAAAGAAAAAAAGCTATTTCAGAGAAATTGGAAAAAGTGGCACATTTTGTGGCACGAAAAAATTATTGGATTTTCATGTCTTATGTTCGACAATCTGTCTTGCCGGCGACAGTTTTCTATTAATACATCGTTCAAGTGATTGGAATTTCTTCATGTTCTGCACATTACCCTGTGAAAACTCCCCCAAAACCGTAGCGAAAAAAGGTGTACACAAAACCGTTGATTTTGAATTGTTGCTCAACAACTCCCGTCCCTACCAGGCCTGCGTGCGGCCCCCCTGGCACCCAGAGTCAGCCATGTGGAGGGTCTGGCGGGGGAGTTCAGGCACAGCGCGGACCCCTCGCCCAGGCTGCTCCCCGATGACTACCGCCAGGGCATCGAGCCCGCGAGGCACTACGTGGTGGACCTCAACACCGGCCGCGTGCTGGAGCACGTCAGCGAGATGGAGCGCAGGGTGAATCCCGGTATGGAGAAATGTCGAATGAATGATCCTGAATGATGCTTTGAACTCTGAACGTtatttcataaatatatatttttggacttttttctttttctattcTTTCTCCGTATGTGACCGAAATCCCAACGTTTACACCCCAGTCGCCGCCCGTCCTGATGTGGCGGAGGTTTCCGCGGAGATTGAGACGCATTGGTTAGATGAAGGTGAGCAGGAAAGACAACATGAGAGAACAAGAGGAAGATAACGATAGGATTTGAACATGAAGATGTGATCAAACCGAACATGCTgtcgtctctctcccccagttGAAATCCCGGTCCAGAGGAGTGGCGCTGGTTGGGTCCGAGTGGAGGAGCATTTTGAAGACAAACTCCCCCAGGGTTTCAGACAGGGA from Gadus macrocephalus chromosome 4, ASM3116895v1 includes these protein-coding regions:
- the LOC132456617 gene encoding neurobeachin-like protein 1, coding for MHQENSVRLNPSVCYPCPVTCKEQICDWSHLNSSLPLSILHLAVSWERHLLVHTSLEGKASLKDKNALHLYSVNGKHLASEPLQEQVTDMSVSQEYGVVGNRKANMSANFTLAQIRWADYGNISDPVILS